AGGCGCCTCGAAGCGGTGCGGGTGAGCTCGCAGAAGCTCGAGGCGCTCGGCACGCTGGCCACCGGCATCGCTCACGATTTCAACAACCTGCTGCTGGCGATCCGCGGCAATGCGCGGCTCGCCGCCGCCGACTCGCCCACGGGAGGGGAGGCACGCACCAGTCTCGACGAGGTCGAGAAGGCCTGCGTTCGCGGCGCCGAGCTGGTGCGCCGCATCCTCGCCTTCGGCCGGCCGGAGATGCCGCGCCGCGAGATCCTCGCCGTGCGACCGATTCTCGAGGAGGCCGTCGCGCTCCTGCGGGCGACGCTTCCGGCGCGGATCACCCTCGACGTCGACGCCGGTCCGGCCGAGCTGCGGCTCGAAATCGACGGCGGGCAGCTCCATCAAGCGGTGGTGAACCTGCTGGCCAACGCCGGCCAGGCGATCGGCGAGGCGAGCGGGCGCATCGCCCTGCGGGTCGAGACGATCGACGTCGGGCCGGAGCTCGCTCGCGAGGTGGCGGAGCTGCAGGAGGGGCGATACGTCCGCATCCGGGTGACGGACGACGGCTGCGGCATGTCACCGGAAGTCGTGCAGCGGGTCTTCGATCCGTTCTACACCAGTCGTCCGCCGGGGATGGGCTCGGGGCTCGGCCTTTCGGTCGTCCACGGATTCGTCGTCGGTCACGCCGGAGCCGTGGGGGTGAAGAGCCGGATCGGGGGGCCGACCGAGTTCGCGCTCTATCTGCCGGCGGTCTCCGCCGAGGCGTTGCAGCGCGCGGCGAGCGACGCGATCGAGCCGGCCCCGTCGCAGTCGCCGAACGGGTCGGCAACCGAGCGCACGAAGAGCCGGCTCCTCTACGTCGACGACGACGAGGCGCTGGTCTTCCTGGCGCGCCGGTTGCTCGAGCGTCGGGGCTTCGTCGTCCACGGCTACGTCGATGCCGACGAGGCGCTCCGGGCGCTCGAGTCCGACCCGCAGGCGTTCGACGCCCTGGTGACCGACCTGTCGATGCCGCGGCTCTCCGGGCTCGAGCTCGCCGAGTCGGCACTCGCCCTGCGCCCGGCCCTTCCGGTGGTTCTGCTCTCCGGCTATCTGCGCCCGGAGGACGAGGCCGCCGCCGAACGCCTCGGGATTCGCGCCCTGATCCTCAAGCCCGACACCGTCGAAGCCCTCGCCGAAACGCTCGACCGGCTGCTCGCGGGGGTCGAGCCTCGGGGCTGAGTCCCCCCGCGGGATCGTCCGGGCGACAGCCGGCTCGGACGTCCCGGGGCAAGGATCAGCTCGAGATCGCCGCGACGATCCTCCGTGCGGCGGCCTGAGCGTCGTCGCCGGGGTTGCGCGCGATCGGCAGATCGGGCTCGACGCCCTCGGCTTCGTTGCGGCCGTCGGCGCGGAAGCGGACGCAGTCGGGGGCGCGCACGGTCAGGCCGGTTGCCGGGAGCTCGAGGGTGACGCCGCCGTCGGTGTAGCCGCAGCCGACGCCCATCGTGCGTTCGCCGGCAACGCGCGCCGCACCGGCGTCCTGCAGGCTGGCGGCGAAGTCCTCGGCCGCCGACGCGGTGCGACGGTCGACGAGCACGACAAGCTCGCCGCGCCAGGCGCCGGGCCTCCGGCCGTCCTCGCTGCCGGCGAGCCAGCGGCTCTCGAGGCCCGCGAAGTCGGCGGCGGTGGCAGCGGGAGCGAGCGGCTCGAGTCGGCCGATCGTCGCGCACGGGAGCGACGTTCCCGTGGGGCTCGACCAGAGGTCGGGCAGATCGCATGGACTCGCCGCTTCGGCGATCGCGGTGTCGAGGCGGAGAAGGGCCTCACCGAGCAGCGCCCGTTGCCGAGTCGAGAGATCCGATCGGGAAAGATCGGTCCGCAGGTCCTCGGCCATCGCGGTGAGCCGCCGGGTCGAGTGGGGATGGCGGATGAAGCCGGTCGCGCGCGGTGGAATCGGCCGGGTCGTCATGGCCCGAGTCATCGCGCCGACGATACCGCTGCCGCCGCCGTTGCCGGTGATGTCGACGAGCAACGTGTTCGCCCCGCTCGTCGTGAGCTCGGCGAGCTCGGCGAGCTCGGCGTCGAGCCGATCGAGCAGCGCTCGTTCCAGCCGCGTGGCGAACCGCTCACGGCAGTCCTCGTCGCACGCCGCCTCGGGTGTCGTCGGGTCGGTGCGGAAGCGGTCCCACTCGGCCGCACAGAGCTCAGGAAAGGCGAAGGCGTCGAAGAGGCCGATCCGCAGGATCGCGAGCGGTCCTGCGTCGGCGCGGCGAAGCAACCCGGCCGGGAACGGATGGGTCGCGGCGTCGCCGTCGAGAGGGGTGAATCCGTCCAGCGTGGACCAGGCGATCGGGCCGTCCCGCCGATCGTGCGCGCCGAATCGGGCGCAGGCGTCGTCGCCCGGCAAGGCAAGAGGAATCGGCCGGGCATCGCGGCGCTCTCGGCCGAGCAATCGCCGCAGCAGCCGCTGTCCCGCACCGACCGGGGCAGCGGCCCGGAAGTGCGCGTCGTCGAAGGCGGCGACGAAGCGTTCGAGCGCGTGGCGGGCTTCCGACCGGCTGCTGGCGCGTGCCAGTGCGGCACGCGCGACACGGTCGAGCTCGCGCGGCGAGAGGTGCCGGCTCGCCAGGCGGTCGCCCAGGTTGGCGTAGGCGGTGGCGGTGTGCCTCTCGAGTCGCTCGAGGTCGGCGACCCAGGCGGCGCGCGTGCTCGCGCTCGGCCGCGAGAGCCACCAGAGCGAGCCGAGCCCTCCCATCAGCACGAGGGCGGCGAGAGCGCGTCGCATCGAACCCTCCTACGCCGAACGCCGCCGCAGGTTGCCCGCCGGCGGCGTCGGCCCGCTCCCGGTGCCTACGAACAGTTGGCGAACGCGTGGACGTCGCGGATCGCCGTGAACGGCCGCCCGCCCGGGTTGAAGTAGCGCCGCGTCCGTCCCGTCCAGGTGTCGACCACGGTGACCGTGACCTCGAGGTCGGTCACGCCGCCGACGAAGATCCACGCGGCGTCGTTGATCGCGCAGCCGTCGAGCACCTTGACGACCACCTCGACGTTGTCCGGCGAGAAGAACCAGAAGCCCGCCGAGTCCCGCCCGAGCTCGATCGCCGTCCCGCCGCCGGTGAAGGTCGGAGCAGCCCAGTCGACCTTGACGCGGTAGCGGTCGCCGAGCAGACAGGGCTCCGCGGTCTCGGCGAGGCACGGCCCCGGGGTCTCGATCGGCGCGAGGTGCGAGAAGTAGACCTGCTCGGCGAGCCGGCGACCCATCTCGAGACCGACCCGGTTGTCGTACTGCCAGTGGATGCCGCCGTAGATGCGGCTCTGGCCGGCCTCTTCGGCCGCCTGCCAGAAGCCGGTGAAGGAGCGTTCGACCCCGGGCATCGCCGCCGTGGTGGTGTCGAAGGCGAAATCGTCGCCGTCGAAGAAGAGACCGAGCAGCCGCGCGGCTGCGCCGCTGAAGGTGCTGTGGCCGGAGACGTAGGCGGGGAAGTTCGGCGTGGTGATGAACGGCGTCCAGCTCGCATCGGCCACCGTGGCCGGGTTGCCGTCGCTCGCTGCTTCGCGAATGCCGGTGATTGGGCGCCAATGGCCGTAGGTGTACTTCATGTCCCAGGCGGCGATCGCCGCGTCGGCCTCGGAGATGGCGAGCAAGGCGAACAGCCGGGCGCT
This genomic window from Holophagales bacterium contains:
- a CDS encoding vanadium-dependent haloperoxidase, translated to MRSISVRLSALAALALFGTHPLTADVVRDWNAVLLGAVRVDRTPPPKASRAMAMTHVAMYDSVVGALGGYEPYAVTEPAGPLPLSAEAAAAAAAHMVLGELFPAQQATFDAALTSSLATIPDGAAETNGIAWGHHVAAAILALRAADGAAAVVPYSGPEGASWWEPTPPAFAAPAFPNWPYVMPWSLARGSELRAPAPPAPMTAEYAAAFDEVKRLGAINSLERTADQTEIALFWADGPGTATPPGHWHEIAQQIAEREGLSLVASARLFALLAISEADAAIAAWDMKYTYGHWRPITGIREAASDGNPATVADASWTPFITTPNFPAYVSGHSTFSGAAARLLGLFFDGDDFAFDTTTAAMPGVERSFTGFWQAAEEAGQSRIYGGIHWQYDNRVGLEMGRRLAEQVYFSHLAPIETPGPCLAETAEPCLLGDRYRVKVDWAAPTFTGGGTAIELGRDSAGFWFFSPDNVEVVVKVLDGCAINDAAWIFVGGVTDLEVTVTVVDTWTGRTRRYFNPGGRPFTAIRDVHAFANCS